One stretch of Solenopsis invicta isolate M01_SB chromosome 16, UNIL_Sinv_3.0, whole genome shotgun sequence DNA includes these proteins:
- the LOC120359701 gene encoding uncharacterized protein LOC120359701 encodes MPVDRTPVKSESTPSTSTTSASTVSLQEQVGTEILNLSSGFEHQSSGESTQIHSNEFRLLKLPTFWHKQPKLWFAQIESEFTVYRIRSEDIKYSSVIRHLDEQALVAISEIVENPPEIDKYNQLKKALIHRFTDSEEKRLRQLLAGIELNDKKPSELLREIRQLSGGSLADNILHSIWLQRLPYKVQATLAVVENVPLVKLSELADKIVERDTGFQVAEVNTQSTSKQSDFADLEQRIAALEVSHRRGRSFSRSRSKSKFRSNSRNKRSNSKDQSICFYHKKFGNKAKRCTIPCLMSKTLTDSQEN; translated from the coding sequence ATGCCTGTGGACAGAACTCCTGTTAAATCTGAGTCAACTCCGTCAACTTCTACTACTTCAGCGTCAACCGTAAGCCTACAAGAACAGGTCGGAAcagagattttaaatttatcttctggTTTTGAACATCAGTCATCGGGTGAGTCCACTCAGATCCATTCAAATGAATTTCGCCTTTTGAAACTTCCAACCTTTTGGCATAAACAACCTAAGCTGTGGTTTGCTCAGATTGAGAGTGAATTTACTGTATACCGTATCCGTTCTGaggatattaaatatagttcagTTATTCGTCATCTTGATGAACAAGCGTTAGTCGCGATTTCGGAGATTGTTGAAAATCCgcctgaaattgataaatataatcagttaaagAAAGCACTCATTCATCGTTTCACGGATTCTGAAGAAAAACGTTTGAGACAATTATTAGCTGGTATTGAGTTAAATGACAAAAAGCCTTCAGAACTTTTACGTGAAATCCGTCAATTATCCGGTGGTTCTTTAGcagataacattttacattcgaTTTGGCTACAACGTTTACCATATAAAGTTCAAGCGACTCTTGCAGTGGTTGAAAATGTACCTTTAGTCAAGCTCTCGGAACTCGCGGATAAAATAGTTGAACGTGATACTGGTTTTCAAGTCGCGGAAGTTAATACGCAATCAACCTCTAAACAATCTGATTTTGCTGATTTGGAACAAAGAATCGCTGCGCTTGAAGTATCTCATCGTCGTGGCAGATCTTTTAGCCGATCTAgaagcaaatcaaaatttagatCAAATTCACGAAATAAAAGATCTAATTCTAAAGATcagtcaatttgtttttatcacaaaaaatttggtaataagGCAAAGAGATGTACCATTCCTTGCTTGATGTCAAAAACTCTTACCGACTCTCAGGAAAACTAG